The region TATCGAATATATTGAGGCAGGAGATATTGGTGCAGCAGTTGGATTTAAAGATATTAAAACTGGGGATACTATGTGTGATGAAAAACACCCAATTATCCTTGAGTCAATGAAATTCCCTGATCCAGTAATTGGTATAGCTATTGAGCCAAAAACTAAAGCGGACGTAGATAAAATGGGTATGGCTTTAGCAAAATTAGCTGAAGAAGATCCAACGTTTACTGTAAGAACAGATGAGGCTTCAGGTCAAACAATCATCTCGGGTATGGGTGAGTTACACTTAGATATCTTGGTAGATCGTATGAAACGTGAATTCAAAGTTGAGGTTAACCAAGGGGAGCCACAAGTTGAGTACAAAGAAGCTTTCACAAGAACTGCAGAACACAGAGAAGTATATAAGAAACAATCTGGAGGTCGTGGTAAATTTGGGGATATCGTATTCCGTTTAGAGCCAGCAGATGAAGGATTTGTAGGGTTACAATTTGCTAACGAAGTAAAAGGTGGTAACGTACCAAGAGAATACATTCCTGCTGTTGAAAAAGGATTCAAAGAAGCAATGAAATCTGGTCCTTTAGCTGGTTATGCAGTTGATAGTTTAAAAGTTACTTTATTAGATGGTTCTTACCACCCAGTTGACTCGGATGCATTATCTTTCGAATTAGCTGCTAAATTAGGTTACAAAGAAGTAGCTAAAGCTGCTGGAGCTGTAATCTTAGAACCTATCATGAAATTAGAAGTGATCACTCCAGAAGAAAATATGGGTGATATCGTAGGTGACTTAAATAGAAGAAGAGGACAAGTGAATGATATGGGTGACCGTTCAGGATCTAAAGTGATCAAAGCTCACGTACCTTTATCAGAAATGTTTGGTTATGTAACTACATTAAGAACATTGTCTTCAGGTCGTGCAACTTCAACAATGGAGTTCTCTCACTATGAGCAAACACCTTCTAACATTTCAGAAGAGGTAATTAAAAAAGCAAAAGGTAACGCTTAATTTTTAACAAGATGAGTCAAAAAATTAGAATAAAATTAAAGTCATACGATCATAACTTAGTTGATAAATCAGCTGAGAAAATCGTTAAAACTGTAAAAAGTACAGGTGCAGTTGTAACTGGTCCTATTCCGTTACCTACGCACAAAAGAATTTTCACAGTATTACGTTCTCCACACGTAAACAAAAAATCAAGAGAGCAATTCGAATTAAGTTCTTACAAGAGATTATTAGATATCTATTCTTCTTCTTCTAAAACTATCGATGCTTTAATGAAATTAGAATTACCTAGTGGGGTTGAAGTAGAAATCAAAGTTTAAGTTTCTAGCTTTATATAAAATTAAAACCGAGCGCAAATGCTCGGTTTTTTTATTGTCATTTGCGAATAAATAATTGTTTTTAAAAAAGTTAGCAAATTTGTTTTGTTAATAACTTTTTAATTTCTATATTTGCACGCTCGAAAAAATGGCTACTTATGCCATTGAGTATCAATGTTTAATTAATTAATAAGTTTTTATGTCTGGGTTAATCGGAAGAAAAATCGGTATGACTAGTATCTTTGACGAAAATGGAAAGAATATTCCATGTACTGTTATTGAGGCTGGACCATGCGTTGTTACCCAAGTCAGAACCAATGAGGTTGACGGGTATGAAGCTCTGCAACTTGGTTTCGATGACAAAACTGAAAAGCACACAGTTAAAGCTGAAGCAGGTCACTTTGCTAAAGCAGGAACGGTTGCTAAGAAGAAAGTTGTTGAATTCCAAGGATTTGAAACAGAGTACAAATTAGGTGATGTAATCAATGTTGATTTATTCGCTGAAGGAGAATTTGTGGATGTGTTAGGTGTATCTAAAGGTAAAGGATTCCAAGGGGTTGTTAAACGTCATGGGTTCGGAGGAGTTGGACAAGCAACTCACGGACAACATAACCGTTTAAGAGCGCCAGGATCTGTAGGTGCGTCATCTTATCCATCAAGAGTGTTCAAAGGTATGAGAATGGCCGGTAGAACAGGAGGAGAAAATGTAACAGTTCAAAACCTTAGAGTTTTAAAAGTGGTTGCTGATAAAAATCTTTTAGTTGTTAAAGGATGTGTTCCAGGTCACAAAAACTCTTATGTAATCATTCAGAAGTAATGGAAGTAAAAGTTTTAGATATCAACGGAAAAGATACAGGTCGTAAAGTTCAACTTTCTGACTCTGTTTTCGCTATTGAGCCTAACAACCATGCAATCTATTTAGATGTTAAGCAATACTTGGCTAACCAAAGACAAGGAACGCACAAAGCTAAAGAGAGAAATGAAGTAGCAGGAAGTACTAGAAAAATTAAAAAACAAAAAGGTACTGGAACGGCTCGTGCAGGAAGTGTTAAATCACCTGTATTTGTAGGTGGGGGAAGAATTTTTGGTCCAAGACCAAGAAATTATTCATTCAAATTAAATAAGAATTTAAAAAGATTAGCTCGTAAATCTGCTTTATCACTAAAAGCGAAAGAGAATAATCTAGTAGTAGTAGAAGATTTTACTTTTGATGCTCCAAACACTAAAAATTTCATTAACGTATTGAAAGCTTTAGGTTTAGACAACAAAAAATCTTTATTCGTGTTGGGTGCTGCAAATAATAATGTATATTTGTCGTCACGTAATTTAAAATCATCATCTGTTGTAACTAATTCAGAATTAAGTACTTATACTATTTTGAATAATAATAGCTTAGTGTTATTAGAAGGTGCAGTAGAAGGAATTGAAGCTAATTTAAGTAAATAATTTAGATTATGAGCGTTATTATCAAACCTATCATAACTGAGAAAATCACTAAAGATGGTGAAATTTTTAACCGTTTCGGTTTTGTAGTGGCTAAAAAGGCAAACAAAGTTGAAATTAAGAAAGCAATTGAAGCTTCTTATGGTGTAACTGTTGTTGCTGTAAATACTATGAACTACAGAGCAGATAGAACTGTTAAATATACTAAAAGTGGTTTAATCAGTGGAAAAACAAATGCTTACAAAAAAGCAATTGTTGAAGTTAAAGAAGGTGAAACAATAGATTTTTATACTAATATCTAATAGAAAATGTCAGTTAGAAAATTAAAACCTATTACCCCAGGGCAGCGTTTTAGAGTTGTAAATAGCTTTGACACTATTACAACTGATAAGCCGGAGCGTTCATTAATTGCTCCGAAAAAATCTTCTGGAGGTAGAAATAGTCAAGGAAAGATGACCATGCGTTATACAGGTGGTGGTCACAAACAAAAATATCGTATTATTGATTTTAAAAGAAACAAAGTTGGAGTTCCAGCTGTTGTTAAAACGATTGAATACGATCCAAATCGTTCAGCTTTTATTTCATTATTAGCTTATGCAGATGGTGCTAAGACATACATCATTGCGCAAAACGGTTTAAAAGTAGGACAAACTGTGGTTTCAGGTGAAAATGCAGCTCCAGAAATTGGAAATGCAATGCCTTTAAGCAAAATTCCTCTAGGAACAGTTATTTCATGTATTGAGTTAAGACCTGGACAAGGTGCTATTATTGCTCGTTCAGCAGGTACATTTGCTCAGTTAATGGCAAGAGATGGTAAATATGCTACTATCAAAATGCCTTCAGGAGAAACTAGATTGATTTTATTAACTTGTATGGCTACAATCGGAGCTGTGTCTAACTCAGACCACCAATTAGTAGTTTCAGGTAAAGCAGGTAGATCTAGATGGTTAGGTAGAAGACCGAGAACAAGACCAGTAGCGATGAACCCAGTTGATCACCCAATGGGAGGTGGTGAAGGACGTTCTTCAGGAGGTCACCCACGTTCAAGAAAAGGTTTACCAGCTAAGGGTTATAGAACTCGTGCAAAAGCTAATCCGAGCAACAAGTATATTGTAGAACGTAGAAAGAAATAATTTAAGTAAAACATGGCACGTTCATTAAAGAAAGGTCCTTTCGTTCACTATAAATTAGAGAAAAAGGTACAGGAAAATATCGCAGGTGGAAACAAAAATGTGGTTAAGACTTGGTCAAGAGCATCAATGATTATTCCAGATTTTGTAGGTCAAACAATCGCTGTTCACAATGGTCGCCAGTTTGTTCCAGTATACATTACTGAAAACATGGTAGGTCATAAGTTAGGAGAATTTTCGCCAACTAGATCTTTTAGAGGTCACGCTGGTGCAAAAAATAAAGGTAAAAAATAATAAGAAGTCATGGGAGTTCGTAAAAGAGAAGCAGCAGAGCAAAGAAAAGAAGCTAATAAGCAAATCGCTTTTGCTAAGTTAAATAACTGCCCTTCTTCACCAAGAAAAATGCGCTTAGTTGCAGACTTAGTAAGAGGTCAGAAAGTAGAAAATGCTCTTAATATATTAAGATTCAGTCAAAAAGAAGCTTCTAGAAAATTAGAGAAATTAGTGTTATCAGCTATCGCTAACTGGCAAGCTAAAAATGCTGATGCTAATTTAGAAGAGGCAGGCTTAATTGTAAAAGAGATCAGAGTAGACGGAGGTATGATGTTAAAAAGATTACGTCCAGCTCCTCAAGGTCGTGCACACAGAATTAGAAAACGCTCAAACCACGTAACTGTAGTTTTAGGAGCAAATAATAACACACAAAGCTAATTATAAACAGTATGGGACAAAAGACAAATCCAATAGGTAACAGACTTGGTATCATCAGAGGATGGGATTCTAACTGGTATGGTGGTAACGACTACGGTGATAAAATCGCTGAAGACGCTAAAATCAGAAAGTACATCCACGCTCGTTTAGCAAAAGCTAGTGTATCAAAAATAATTATCGAGAGAACTTTAAAACTTGTAACCGTTACTATCACTACTGCTAGACCTGGTATCATTATCGGAAAAGGTGGTCAAGAGGTAGACAAGTTAAAAGAAGAACTTAAGAAAATCACTGATAAGGAAATTCAAATCAACATTTTCGAAATCAAAAGACCTGAGTTAGATGCTTATTTAGTAGGTAATTCTATCGCTCGTCAAATCGAAAGTCGTATTTCTTACAGAAGAGCTATTAAAATGGCTATGGCTGCTGCAATGAGAATGAATGCAGAAGGAATCAAAGTTATGATTTCTGGTCGTTTAAATGGTGCTGAAATGGCACGTTCAGAGCACTTCAAAGAAGGTAGAATTCCATTATCAACTTTCAGAGCTGATATTGATTATTCATTAGCTGAAGCACATACTACTTATGGTAGAATGGGTATTAAAGTATGGATAATGAAAGGTGAAGTTTACGGAAAAAGAGATCTTTCTCCGTTAGTAGGTATGGACAAAAAAGGACCTAAATCTACAGGATCTTCTTCTCCAAAAGGGAATGGTAAACCAAACCAACGCAAAAGAAAGTAATTATTTTAAATTAAAGAGAAATGTTACAACCTAAAAGAACAAAATACCGTAAGGTACAGAAGGGTAAAATGAAAGGGATCTCTCAAAGAGGTCACGTACTTTCTAATGGTATGTTTGGAATAAAATCTTTAGATTCTGCTTTCATTACTTCACGTCAAATCGAGGCTGCTCGTATCGCTGCAACTCGTTACATGAAGAGAGAAGGTCAATTATGGATTAAGATTTTCCCAGACAAGCCAATTACTAAAAAGCCTTTAGAGGTACGTATGGGTAAAGGTAAAGGTGCAGTTGAATATTGGGCTGCAGTTGTAAAACCAGGAAGAATCATGTTTGAAGTTGGTGGTGTGCCATTAGCAATCGCTAAAGAAGCATTACGTTTAGCTGCTCAAAAGCTTCCTGTTAAAACTAAGTTTGTAGTTGCTAGAGATTTCGAAGCATAATAAAGAAACATTATGAAAAAATCAGATTTATCAAATCTATCAGTAGCTGAGTTACAAAACAAGCTTGGTGAATTAAAGAAGAGTTATTCGGAGTTAACAATGGCTCATACCATTTCTCCAATCGCAAATCCGCTTCAATTAAGATCATTAAGAAGAGAAGTAGCTAGAGTTGCTACAGAATTAAGCAAACGATAGTTATCAATTGTATTCTACTGAAAGATGGAAAATAGAAATTTAAGAAAAGAAAGAGTTGGTGTAGTTACTAGCAACAAAATGGACAAGTCTATTGTTGTTTCTGAAACTAAGAGAGTAAAACACCCTTTATATGGTAAGTTCGTGTTAAAAACTAAAAAATACGTTGCACACGACGAAAAAAATGATTGTAACATTGGTGATACAGTAAAGATCATGGAAACTAGACCTTTATCTAAAACTAAATGTTGGAGATTAGTTGAAATCATTGAAAGAGCGAAGTAATTATGGTACAACAAGAATCAAGATTAAAAGTAGCAGATAACACTGGAGCGAAAGAAGTACTTACGATCCGTGTTTTAGGAGGAACGAAACGTCGTTATGCCTCTGTTGGTGATAAAATTGTAGTTTCAATTAAAGATGCTACTCCAAACGGAAACGTGAAAAAAGGAGCGGTATCAACTGCAGTTGTTGTACGTACCAAAAAAGAAGTGAGAAGAGCCGATGGTTCATACATCAGATTTGATGACAACGCATGTGTGTTATTAAATGCTGCTGGTGAAATGAGAGGTACTCGTGTTTTTGGTCCAGTTGCAAGAGAACTTCGTGAAAAACAATTCATGAAAATTGTATCATTAGCACCTGAAGTGCTTTAATTCTAAATAGACGTGATGAAGTTAAAAATTAAATCAGGTGATCTAGTAAGAGTTATTGCTGGTGACCACAAAGGACAAGAAGGTAAAGTATTACGCGTTCTTCGTGATAAAAATAAAGCCGTTGTTGAAGGTGTGAACATGATTTCAAAACATACGAAACCAAGTGCACAAAATCCTCAAGGTGGTATTGTGAAAAAAGAAGCTCCTATTCATATTTCTAATGTTCAGTTAGTTGATGCTAAAACTAAAGCAACTACTAAAGTTGGATTTAGAACTGAAGGAGATAAGAAAGTAAGATTTTCAAAAAAATCTAATCAAGTATTATAGTTATGGCATACGTACCTAGACTAAAGGAAGAATATAAAAGTAGAGTAATCTCTGCTTTGAAAGAAGAATTTGGTTACAAAAATGTAATGCAAGTTCCAAAATTAGAAAAGATTGTTATTAGCCGTGGTGTTGGTGCTGCTGTTTCTGATAAAAAATTAGTTGATTACGCTGTTGAAGAGTTAACTAAAATTACAGGTCAAAAAGCAGTTCCTACTATTTCTAAGAAAGACGTTGCGTCTTTTAAATTAAGAAAAGGAATGCCAATTGGTGCTAAAGTTACTCTTAGAGGTGAAAGAATGTATGAGTTTTTAGATAGACTTATCACTTCAGCTTTACCACGTGTTAGAGATTTCGGTGGTATCAAGTCTACTGGTTTTGACGGAAGAGGTAATTATAACTTAGGAGTTTTAGAGCAAATCATTTTCCCTGAAATTGATATTGATAAAGTTAATAAAATTGCTGGTTTTGATATTACTTTTGTAACTTCTGCAAACACAGACAAAGAGGCAAAATCATTATTAGCAGAATTAGGATTACCTTTTAAAAAGAATTAAGTTATGGCTAAAGAATCAATGAAAGCCCGTGAGGTGAAAAGAATTGCATTAGTTGAAAAGTATGCTGAGAAAAGAAAAGCTTTGAAAGAAGCTGGTGATTTCGAAGGTTTACAAAAATTACCTAAAAATTCTTGTCCAGTTAGAGTACACAATCGTTGTAAATTAACAGGAAGACCTAGAGGTTATATGCGTCAGTTTGGTATTTCACGTGTTACTTTCCGTGAAATGGCTAACCAAGGTTTAATACCTGGTGTGAAAAAAGCAAGCTGGTAAGATAAAATTAAATATTAACGATTAAAGGTTCGATAGGCGAGTGCCTATCGAAAACCATAATCACAATTTCATACATTATGTATACAGATCCTATTGCAGATTTTTTAACAAGAATCAGAAATGCTGTGAGAGCAAACCATAAAGTGGTTGAAATTCCAGCTTCTAATCTTAAAAAAGAAATCACTAAGATTTTATTCGATCAAGGATATATCTTAAGTTACAAGTTTGAAGATAGTACTGTTCAAGGTACAATCAAAATCGCTCTTAAGTATGACAAAGACACTAAAGAGTCAGTAATCAAAGATATCCAAAGAATTAGTAAACCAGGTTTACGTAAATATGCAAGTTCAACAAACATCCCAAGAATCTTAAATGGTTTAGGTATTGCTATTGTTTCTACTTCAAAAGGAGTAATGACAGGTAAACAAGCTAAACAATTAAATGTTGGTGGTGAAGTAATTTGTTACGTATACTAATAAAAAGAGCAAGCGAATGTCAAGAATAGGTAAAAATCCAATTGCAATTCCAGCAGGAGTAACTGTAGAAGTGAAAGATGCTGTAGTTACAGTAAAAGGAAAATTAGGCGAGCTTTCTCAGGAATTTTCTGATGTAACAGTTAAAATTGAAGATAATCAAGTTATCGTTGAACGTTCATCTGATTATAAAACTGAAAGAGCGAAACACGGATTGTACCGTGCATTAATCAACAATATGATTGTTGGTGTTTCTGAAGGTTTCACAAAGGAATTAGAATTAGTAGGAGTTGGTTATAGAGCTTCTAATGCTGGTCAAAAATTAGACTTAGCTTTAGGTTACTCTCATAACATCGTATTAGAAATCGTTCCTGAAGTTAAAGTGGAAACAATTTCAGAAAAAGGTAAAAATCCGATAGTGAAGTTAACTTCATTCGACAAACAATTATTAGGTCAAGTATCTGCTAAAATCAGATCTTTCCGTAAACCTGAACCTTACAAAGGAAAAGGAGTTAAGTTTGTTGGTGAAGAATTAAGAAGAAAAGCAGGTAAATCAGCTTAAAAATTAAAGTTATGTCATTAACAAAATCTGAAAGAAGACAAAGAATACAGTTCAGAATCAGAAAGATTGTAAGCGGAACTGCTGCTCAACCTAGACTTTCTGTTTTTAGAAGTAATAAAGAAATCTATGCGCAAATCATAGATGATGTAAACGGTGTTACTTTAGTTGCAGCTTCATCAAGAGATAAAGGTGTTGCTAAAGGTACTAAAACTGAAACTGCTAATGCAGTTGGTAAATTGATAGCTGAAAAAGCTCTACAAGCTGGTATCACAACTATCTCTTTTGATAGAGGTGGAAATTTATACCACGGACGTGTTAAATCATTAGCTGAAGGAGCTAGAGAAGCTGGACTTAAATTCTAATTAGGATATGTATCACAATTATAAAAACGTAGAACTAGTAAAACCAGCTGGTCTTGAATTAAAAGATCGTTTGGTAAGTGTTAATCGTGTTACTAAAGTTACTAAAGGAGGTAGAGCATTTGGATTCTCTGCTATCGTTGTAGTAGGTGATGAGCATGGAGTAGTTGGTCATGGTTTAGGAAAATCTAAAGATGTATCTGAAGCTATTGCTAAAGCAGTAGAAGATGCTAAGAAAAATTTAGTTAGAATTCCATTAAGTGGACATTCAGTTCCTCATGAGCAAAAAGGTAAATTTGGTGGGGCTAGAGTATTTTTAATGCCTGCATCTCACGGTACTGGAGTAATTGCTGGTGGTGCTGTACGTGCGGTATTAGAATCAGTTGGTGTTCATGATGTATTATCTAAATCTCAAGGTTCATCTAATCCTCACAATGTAGTGAAAGCAACTTTTGATGCTTTATTACAAATGAGAAGTGCTGCAACTGTTGCTAAGCAAAGAGGTGTATCATTAGACAAAGTATTCAAAGGTTAATAATACAAGGAATCATGGCAAAAATTTTAGTAAAACAAGTAAGAAGTAAAATCAACTGTCCTGCAGACCAAAAGAAAACATTAGTTGCTTTAGGTTTAAGAAGAATGGGGCAAGTTGTTGAGCATGATGCAAATCCTGCTATCCTTGGAATGGTAAATAAAGTTAAACACTTAGTTTCTGTTGAAGAAACTAAATAACACGAATAGTTATGAATTTAAGTAACTTACAACCGGCTGAAGGGTCAACTCATAACCAAAACAAAAGAGTAGGTAGAGGACAAGGTTCTGGAAAAGGTGGTACTTCTACAAGAGGTCACAAAGGAGCTAAATCTCGTTCTGGTTACTCAAAGAAAATTGGTTTTGAAGGAGGTCAAATGCCGTTACAAAGAAGAGTTCCAAAATTTGGTTTCAAAAATATCAATAGAGTAGAATATCAAGGTGTAAACTTAGATACTTTACAAAATTTAGTTGATAATGGTATTGTAACAGATACTGTAGATTTTGCAGTATTAGTTGATTATCGTTTAGCTACTAAAAATAGCTTGGTTAAGATTTTAGGAAGAGGTGAGCTAAAAGCTAAACTAAAAGTAAGTGCTCACAAATTTACAGCATCAGCAAAAGCCGCTATCGAAGCTGCTGGAGGTGAAGCAGTAACTTTATAATTCTTAAAACAAGATGAAGAAATTTATAGATTCATTAGTCAATGTTTGGAAAATCGAAGAACTAAAAAATAAAATTTTAGTGACTCTAGTAATTTTACTTGTGTACCGTTTTGGTTCACAAGTAACTTTACCAGGTATCGATGCAACTAAACTACAAAATCTTACTAACCAAACAGAAGGTGGTATTGGTTGGTTAATCAACGTATTTACAGGAGGTGCTTTTTCTGAAGCGTCTATTTTTGCGTTGGGTATCATGCCATACATTTCTGCATCTATTGTAGTACAATTAATGGGTATTGCTATACCTTATTTACAAAAACTACAAAAAGATGGTGAAAGTGGTAGAAAGAAATTGAATCAAATTACTCGTTGGTTAACAATAGGTATTACCCTAGTACAAGGTCCTGGTTATATTTATAACTTAAAAAATACTTTACCAGGAGATGCATTCAATAGCGATTTCTTTAGTTTCTTCCCTTTATTCAGTTCTGTATTAATCATAGTTACAGGTACAATTTTTGCAATGTGGCTTGGTGAAAGAATTACAGAAAAAGGAATTGGAAATGGAATTTCATTATTAATCATGGTGGGGATATTAGCAAGAATGCCTGAAGCATTTATGCAAGAAATTGCATCTTCAGTATCTCAAAATAATGGTGGTTTAATGAAGATTGTTATTGAAATTATTATATGGTTATTAGTAATAATAGCTTGTATTTTATTAGTAATGGCATTAAGAAAAGTACAGGTTCAATATGCTAGAAGATCTGTTTCTGGTGATTTTGAAGTTGATTCTTTAGGAGATAACAGACAATTTATCCCTTTAAAATTAAATTCTGCTGGTGTAATGCCAATCATTTTTGCTCAAGCAATTATGTTTATACCTGCTGCAATCGCTGGATTATCAAAGTCTGACGCGGCTTTAAGCATCTCAAATATGTTTAAAGATCCATTCGGATTAGTTTATAATATAGTTTTTGCTTTATTAATTATAATTTTTACGTATTTTTACACCGCCATTACGGTGCCAACAAATAAAATGGCAGATGACTTAAAAAGAAGTGGTGGTTTCATTCCTGGTGTTAAACCTGGTGCTGAAACTGGAGATTTTCTTGATAAGTTAATGTCTTTAATCACATTCCCAGGATCTTTATTCCTTGCTTTAATTGCAGTGTTCCCTGCTATTATTCACGGTTTATTAAATGTTCAAGGGGCATGGGCTTATTTTTATGGAGGTACTTCGTTAATCATTATGGTTGGAGTTGCAATCGATACTATTCAACAAATTAATTCATATTTGTTAAATAGACATTATGATGGTTTAATGAAAAGTGGTAAAAATAGAAAAGCTGTAGCTTAATAATATGGCAAAACAATCAGCAATAGAACAAGACGGAACAATTGTAGAAGCATTGTCAAATGCTATGTTCCGTGTAGAGTTAGAAAACGGACACGTTGTAATTGCTCATATCTCTGGTAAAATGCGAATGCATTACATTAAATTGTTACCCGGAGACAAGGTTAAACTTGAAATGAGCCCTTATGACTTATCCAAAG is a window of Flavobacterium indicum GPTSA100-9 = DSM 17447 DNA encoding:
- the rplC gene encoding 50S ribosomal protein L3 — encoded protein: MSGLIGRKIGMTSIFDENGKNIPCTVIEAGPCVVTQVRTNEVDGYEALQLGFDDKTEKHTVKAEAGHFAKAGTVAKKKVVEFQGFETEYKLGDVINVDLFAEGEFVDVLGVSKGKGFQGVVKRHGFGGVGQATHGQHNRLRAPGSVGASSYPSRVFKGMRMAGRTGGENVTVQNLRVLKVVADKNLLVVKGCVPGHKNSYVIIQK
- the rpmC gene encoding 50S ribosomal protein L29, with the protein product MKKSDLSNLSVAELQNKLGELKKSYSELTMAHTISPIANPLQLRSLRREVARVATELSKR
- the rplB gene encoding 50S ribosomal protein L2, giving the protein MSVRKLKPITPGQRFRVVNSFDTITTDKPERSLIAPKKSSGGRNSQGKMTMRYTGGGHKQKYRIIDFKRNKVGVPAVVKTIEYDPNRSAFISLLAYADGAKTYIIAQNGLKVGQTVVSGENAAPEIGNAMPLSKIPLGTVISCIELRPGQGAIIARSAGTFAQLMARDGKYATIKMPSGETRLILLTCMATIGAVSNSDHQLVVSGKAGRSRWLGRRPRTRPVAMNPVDHPMGGGEGRSSGGHPRSRKGLPAKGYRTRAKANPSNKYIVERRKK
- the rpsH gene encoding 30S ribosomal protein S8, with protein sequence MYTDPIADFLTRIRNAVRANHKVVEIPASNLKKEITKILFDQGYILSYKFEDSTVQGTIKIALKYDKDTKESVIKDIQRISKPGLRKYASSTNIPRILNGLGIAIVSTSKGVMTGKQAKQLNVGGEVICYVY
- the rplD gene encoding 50S ribosomal protein L4; the encoded protein is MEVKVLDINGKDTGRKVQLSDSVFAIEPNNHAIYLDVKQYLANQRQGTHKAKERNEVAGSTRKIKKQKGTGTARAGSVKSPVFVGGGRIFGPRPRNYSFKLNKNLKRLARKSALSLKAKENNLVVVEDFTFDAPNTKNFINVLKALGLDNKKSLFVLGAANNNVYLSSRNLKSSSVVTNSELSTYTILNNNSLVLLEGAVEGIEANLSK
- the rplV gene encoding 50S ribosomal protein L22, which encodes MGVRKREAAEQRKEANKQIAFAKLNNCPSSPRKMRLVADLVRGQKVENALNILRFSQKEASRKLEKLVLSAIANWQAKNADANLEEAGLIVKEIRVDGGMMLKRLRPAPQGRAHRIRKRSNHVTVVLGANNNTQS
- the rplN gene encoding 50S ribosomal protein L14; amino-acid sequence: MVQQESRLKVADNTGAKEVLTIRVLGGTKRRYASVGDKIVVSIKDATPNGNVKKGAVSTAVVVRTKKEVRRADGSYIRFDDNACVLLNAAGEMRGTRVFGPVARELREKQFMKIVSLAPEVL
- the rplE gene encoding 50S ribosomal protein L5, with protein sequence MAYVPRLKEEYKSRVISALKEEFGYKNVMQVPKLEKIVISRGVGAAVSDKKLVDYAVEELTKITGQKAVPTISKKDVASFKLRKGMPIGAKVTLRGERMYEFLDRLITSALPRVRDFGGIKSTGFDGRGNYNLGVLEQIIFPEIDIDKVNKIAGFDITFVTSANTDKEAKSLLAELGLPFKKN
- the rplF gene encoding 50S ribosomal protein L6; protein product: MSRIGKNPIAIPAGVTVEVKDAVVTVKGKLGELSQEFSDVTVKIEDNQVIVERSSDYKTERAKHGLYRALINNMIVGVSEGFTKELELVGVGYRASNAGQKLDLALGYSHNIVLEIVPEVKVETISEKGKNPIVKLTSFDKQLLGQVSAKIRSFRKPEPYKGKGVKFVGEELRRKAGKSA
- the rpsS gene encoding 30S ribosomal protein S19, which produces MARSLKKGPFVHYKLEKKVQENIAGGNKNVVKTWSRASMIIPDFVGQTIAVHNGRQFVPVYITENMVGHKLGEFSPTRSFRGHAGAKNKGKK
- the rpsC gene encoding 30S ribosomal protein S3, whose translation is MGQKTNPIGNRLGIIRGWDSNWYGGNDYGDKIAEDAKIRKYIHARLAKASVSKIIIERTLKLVTVTITTARPGIIIGKGGQEVDKLKEELKKITDKEIQINIFEIKRPELDAYLVGNSIARQIESRISYRRAIKMAMAAAMRMNAEGIKVMISGRLNGAEMARSEHFKEGRIPLSTFRADIDYSLAEAHTTYGRMGIKVWIMKGEVYGKRDLSPLVGMDKKGPKSTGSSSPKGNGKPNQRKRK
- the rplW gene encoding 50S ribosomal protein L23 — translated: MSVIIKPIITEKITKDGEIFNRFGFVVAKKANKVEIKKAIEASYGVTVVAVNTMNYRADRTVKYTKSGLISGKTNAYKKAIVEVKEGETIDFYTNI
- the rpsQ gene encoding 30S ribosomal protein S17, translated to MENRNLRKERVGVVTSNKMDKSIVVSETKRVKHPLYGKFVLKTKKYVAHDEKNDCNIGDTVKIMETRPLSKTKCWRLVEIIERAK
- the rplR gene encoding 50S ribosomal protein L18, whose translation is MSLTKSERRQRIQFRIRKIVSGTAAQPRLSVFRSNKEIYAQIIDDVNGVTLVAASSRDKGVAKGTKTETANAVGKLIAEKALQAGITTISFDRGGNLYHGRVKSLAEGAREAGLKF
- the rpsN gene encoding 30S ribosomal protein S14, giving the protein MAKESMKAREVKRIALVEKYAEKRKALKEAGDFEGLQKLPKNSCPVRVHNRCKLTGRPRGYMRQFGISRVTFREMANQGLIPGVKKASW
- the rplX gene encoding 50S ribosomal protein L24, whose translation is MMKLKIKSGDLVRVIAGDHKGQEGKVLRVLRDKNKAVVEGVNMISKHTKPSAQNPQGGIVKKEAPIHISNVQLVDAKTKATTKVGFRTEGDKKVRFSKKSNQVL
- the rpsE gene encoding 30S ribosomal protein S5; this encodes MYHNYKNVELVKPAGLELKDRLVSVNRVTKVTKGGRAFGFSAIVVVGDEHGVVGHGLGKSKDVSEAIAKAVEDAKKNLVRIPLSGHSVPHEQKGKFGGARVFLMPASHGTGVIAGGAVRAVLESVGVHDVLSKSQGSSNPHNVVKATFDALLQMRSAATVAKQRGVSLDKVFKG
- the rplP gene encoding 50S ribosomal protein L16, with the translated sequence MLQPKRTKYRKVQKGKMKGISQRGHVLSNGMFGIKSLDSAFITSRQIEAARIAATRYMKREGQLWIKIFPDKPITKKPLEVRMGKGKGAVEYWAAVVKPGRIMFEVGGVPLAIAKEALRLAAQKLPVKTKFVVARDFEA
- the rpsJ gene encoding 30S ribosomal protein S10, coding for MSQKIRIKLKSYDHNLVDKSAEKIVKTVKSTGAVVTGPIPLPTHKRIFTVLRSPHVNKKSREQFELSSYKRLLDIYSSSSKTIDALMKLELPSGVEVEIKV